TGCCAGTTCATTCACTTCTTGTCAATAGAATATCAGCCGAGCTGCAGTCCAGTTCAGCAAGACATTAACATGCTACATAGCAGAGCATTCCCTTCCTAAATGGACCCTGGTTGGCAACGTATTTTCTAAACTCCTGCCAAGAATGAATGGACACAGAGCTTTTgtaattataaaacctatttacTGAAGGTGGATTCTTTATTTATAAGTAAGAAGCAGAGTTGCCAGCCTGACATGTTTGATAATTTATAAGCTTTCAAGCTAAACTAGTCTACACTTACAGGTAGTGCTAGTCACTTTAAAAGAGGTTTTCTTTGCAGGGGATGGAATTTTTTCTATACGCATATTCTTACTGCATATCTATACACTTCAGATGCTAGGTCCTGAATCTATGGTACATGTATATAAATGGGTACTATACATTATTACATGCTAAAGAATGGACAACTAAACCACATTAATATCATTTCGGCAATGAAACTAACTATATAACTGGGAGGTGTCACTTTTTCCTACAAATAGCAGTTTATCCCAGACTCAACACAAATACAATTTATTGAGCTTAGGATACACAGAGCACATGAAATACTGGAAAATTTACATATACTCAGAAATCTGAAGTTTCCGCTTATATTTCCAGCTGTCAAATTAGTGCATGATGTTGTGAAGCCGCGGCATAGCAGGCTTCATTACAGCTTCTGAATAGCTCAGACTTTTAAACAGATTATTCAAGGATGCCAATGCTTGACTGATGACCTTGTATCAGGTCAAGTAGTATAGTTTGCAATTCATGTGCTTGGTTGGCCAATTAAATCAACACAAGTTTAATGACTTGCTCATAAAATAAGATTGTTACTTCCCTCTTACGATACAAAAAGGAATGAAAAAAATAACAGGGATAAAAAATGTAGCATACTTACCCTGTTCCAGGGTCGCTCCGGTAATTCCAGTTTTGAAACCGGGCTCAACTGAAAGTTTTGGTGGTCACAGAACCTGCTtcggccaatgagtggcctccttgaaTCATGAGGCAAAAAAGGAAGTGATACTCATTGGCCGCAGTGGGTCCTGTGACACTTCCCTTTCCCGCTGGAACTTCCAGTCATAACAGTGCTGAAAACCAGTGCTTTTTATTTTCCTCAACCCTTTCCCCTTTAAAccaaatacaaaaacaaatatcACCCAATTTCATTCAGGTATACACCATCTGGGAGCAATATATAAATCATGTGCATTGCTCTGCCACATGTCCATACTATATccaaatcaaaaacaaaaatgcCATCTGCCCATCCCCAAGTGCTGGACTGCTTAGCCATTTGGACATACCttttctctgctgctgtgagcAGTTAGAGACCTTTGAGCAGCCCCCCGCAGAGCAGTTCTGTAATTGTAAAAATTACTTGAAGGATCCATTTGATGCTGTAGGATGACATAAGTAAAATTAAGAATTAATTCAAGAACATCAAGGTTATGGTATTATTTGAATAGTAGAATCTTACTGTACTAAGAGATGAATTTTTACAGTCTAAAATCCTTTACACAGAGCTGCAGAGAAAGCAGGAGATCTGCACAAGCATACCTTTGTATACAGCAGGACTtcgaaaaatggatttatatcccaGTTTTAGATGGGCTTTGAGCACTGCTTCAAGTCTGCTGCTGCTCTTACttggaaatatacaaatatgttttcaaaGGTAGGATAAAAGATAACAAGCCAAACCAAttcatctattccagaaggaacggaTTCCTAACTGTACAGTGTacggaactggtttggctgagcgagaggctattgactagggtcagtaaGTGAGTTCTCCTCATGGAGAATTtgccaattacaggcggtcccctacttaaggacacccgacccctaattacagacagacccctctgccccctgtgacctctggtgacctctctggatgttactatagtccccggctgcaatgatcagctgtaaggcgtctgtaatgaagcttttttgataatccctggtccaattacagcaaaaaatgtttaaactccaattttttgtctggatctacaatgataaaatatacagtttcgacttacatacaaattcaacttaagaacaaacctatggaccctatcttgtatgtaacccggggactgcctgcacttCCAAGAATACCCTACCCAATGGCTATGAGTCTCCATACacctataaggtggccttaattggaaaACTCCccataaagagaactcttacttcctgctgCTTTTACTGGAAAGaggtacaatcctggaacataaatccattttcacagtcctggtgCTATGAAAATCATGCACAAATGTCCATACATCTCCAGGTCCAATAGCCATCATTGTCTTTAGCATTGTATGGTAAAACTGCTAGAAGAATACATTCAGTTTGAGAACATTATTTGATGTTGCTAAATATATTATTGAATTGTTTTTGCTAATCTATCCAAGTATAACTAGAGTGATTATTTTGTATTCAATCATGGGAGAAAAAAGGTTTTCATTATCCAAAGTAGCTAAAGCTTAAAAGCTGAATAACTAGCCTGAATTCTCAGGCAAGTGTATATCATTGTCTCAATGACAATAAAAGGGAAAAGACTCCTAAGTAAAAATAAAACCAGCACTCCATACCTCCAGAATATCAAACTTGGCAGTCTTGACTTTTGCCCATGTTTTCTTAAGCCGGGAAACAGGACTCATATTCATTCCAGCTGTATAAAGTAAAAAAGGAGGCTccttgtaatatacagtatatctaaaaagacttaaagggaacctaccaccacgaatctacctataaaggtagatcgggtggtagatggatgtaagggacgtgaggatagctcttttcagagctaatcctcacgtccccgctaacttttgggaaactttattaacctaatatgtaaatttagttatgaggctactggggcgtggagtagccggcacgagcctacacagcgcggctactccacgccccagtagccacattactcctcctaccctgttgtgtgcggcgcgtctgacaagccggctactgcgcatcggactgcatgcgcagaacgccatcatatcggacgagggcgcgcagctacaaggagctgcgcgccggacacaacagggtaggaggagtaatgtggctaccggggcgtggagtagccgcgctgtgtaggctcgtgccggctactccacgccccagtagccgcataactaaatttacatattaggttaataaagtttcccaaaagttagcggggacgtgaggattagctctaaaaagagctatcctcacgtcccttacatccacctaccacccgatctacctttataggtagattcgtggtggtaggttctctttaatgtatcAATTCTTACATAATAGTTACAAAGACAGCCAGTCATTAGCAACATATAAAAAGCCAAGTACAAAATTCTGATGGTTTCCTATATCTATAGACAAGTGAATCGTAAGACACTGGGCAACCGGAACTCTGAAAGCGTCCAGGAGGAAAGCAGTGCCTTCATGAATTTCTGCAAATTTACAGATTTAAGCAACAGCATAACACTAGCTTGCTACACAAAAGAGAAAGTGTCTTATTCACTAAATTAtgcttattttattatttcaacATAACTGGAAAAGTATCGGCCGAAATTTATTGTGTTGTTTGAACTAATATACTTACAAATTATTGCCATCAAAGAGTTAAAATTGCCAATATTGAAACACTCTCGAGCAACATCAATGAAGAACTCAATGATCCTGGCTCTGTGTTTCTTCTTAACAGGCTACAAAGAAAGAAATTAAAGTAAATTATTAACATACAACATACAATTAATTCTTTTAATATTAAACCTAAAAGTGGCTCTTACCATACAGATCTCTGTTGCTACAAGGTAACTAAGTCGGTTGAACCACTCTACATAGGCTTCAAGATTTCGAGTCTTCTTTTTGTCACCGAAacagttctttaaaaaaattataataattaccAACCACAACTTATAATCACTTTAGATACAGCGTTTCACCCAAAATTAGACagtgttttaggctacattcacatgaccgtgtgCCCGCGAGAGGCAGCTCAACCCTGTCccactccatagagaaacatggcacacggcgccgtattttattttagcattatatgtcccggggcttatggacatttttattgattacttattgaaaaacttttttttttacttttgtaatcatatgattgcttgttcatgataatactctgcaatactgatgaatTGCATGgaattagcagtgtcagcctatgcacatgctgaCTGCCAGAgacaccatctttcaggcactgtcTGCAGGCAGTTTTGGGGACCCCAGGAccgccatagcaacgatcggctcGGGGGGGTGGGggcgatcatgggggaaagagcCCGacacccccaaccccccccccccccgggcaagTTAAAGGGGTAAACACCCGAGATTGGATGAATTTCTAAGTTTGAAAtaaattgcactaggtcttattttcgggggaacaGAGTCAATGCTTTACCTCATTGTTATCCAATGGATTCTTTTGCACAAAAGCTTGGACAAACTCTTCAGGTCCAATATAACTTAGCCGCTCCTATAATGCAAGAGGTGGTGTTAAAAGTCCATCAAAATGTTATGCACATGAAATGGCTTTCTGAagtgtgctgctgtgttacttaCCAACTCTATATGTGTTAGCTGCTGGGCTAATGTATAAGGGTCACTACACACACTGATAATATCCCTTTGTATAGACTGCGGCTTACTCTTCAAGATGGCCATACGATCTGCACTTTGGGCATTGATTTTTGCAATAAGTTCTTCATACTGGCTCAATGCTGCAAGTTTCCGAATGAGATTCTGTATGATCTGTTGAACATTTTTTCTGTACatcttgaagaaaaaaaaataaataaaaaactcaAACTATGTAAATAGTTGTTTACTAGAAGCAACAGAATCAGATCTTCAATGATTGCCTCTGGAGACAGTGTTGAACTGGGGTTCCTTGGGtccaccaggggggggggggagtactcaTCATCCCCAGGAAATAGATCATACAAGCTTAtaaattaggttgtcttctgctgtatttaTTGCATCCTATATTTGGCTACAGATTCTCTGATTTTCCAATACTGTGTGCAGATATTAAAGAGGAGGGTTCATAAGCGCAACTCTTTGAGAagtaacatacatatatatatatatatatatatatatatatatatatatatatatatatatatatatatatatatatatatatatatatatatatatattacacattcttcaacaaaagaaaaaaatagcattttCCCATTACAGCcattacttaaggacaccagacttacagatgacccctagttaaggaTGGATCTCTCTGACCtagggtgaagctctctggatgctttactttagtcccacacttcaatgatcagctataaggtgtctgtaatgaagctttatttataatccttggtcccaatacagcaaagatttttgaaaatacaattgtcactggggcaaaaaaaatttggtctgcagctaaaattataaaatatacagtcctgaCTGTATAAATGAAACTTAAGAACAAgtataaagaacctatcctgtatgtaacccgggagccgcctgtacaatgaaaatgatagaaatgacatttttgaaaagTTTGATCCCAATGGGACTTTGGTTATTTAGGAATTTTTTTCTAGAAGTTAAAGCCTGTTCCAGTACAGTTCTCCTGACTGGAAAGCAGATCATGTATTGAAGAAGTGCAGTATGACAGAAACAAGATCAGGGAGGTCTCCATGAGCTGAAAGCAGCGTTCTGCTACGAGATATGTCTTTTTTGCATTCACCCCTGTACAGTAGATGGTTACTGACAAATGTAATAATCTCAAAGAGCCTACCTCATCTCCGTGTGTTACATGGTGAGCTGTATCTTTTAGATTTCTCATCATCCTTTCATCTCGGAAATCACAAGGAAAGGTCTCTGTCCACTCTGTCAGCAGCTGAAggattttgggagcaattttccTTATGTGACTCTAAGGAATGATATACACAAATTACACAACATGCTCATAAGTTTTCAATGCCTCCGAATGTGGTGTTTTAGTGTCAACAGATGTAGTCTAGGTAGAATTAGAAAAATGCTCCATACAAATTCCTCTGGTGTGTAATTAGTCTTTTTGTTTTATTGGTCACCTATACTGCTGTAAgagtataaatatacatatatacaccgttCCATACTGAGACATTTCACATCTTAGTGTTCACCTAGGCAAGACCATTCTTCTCTGTATTTCTAACCCTAAATCAATAAAGTAGAGGGGAAAAAGTTACTCCCAGAGGCTTCTGACATGCTCTTACACCTGACAGAATAAAGAATCGGACATGTTTCGGGGCTGCAGggattttaaaatattattaaaaaatggcCTCAAGCATAATGCAGAAAGTGAATTTGCATTGTTTCCCTGACTAACCCAACCATCAATCTTTGTAAATCTACATGGATGCCAGCTTCTAAAAGAAAGAACAATTAGCCATTGTTTAGCCAGTCAGCCACCGAGACTTGTCATCTCTTACCTTATCAGTTCCTGGGTCATTTAGTCTTTGCTGCTCTACACAAACATGACAGACTTTAGCCATTAATTCAAAAGGTTGAATGAAAAGGCGGGAACTGAGGAGGAAGGTGAAGATGTATGTTCTCTGAAGGGGAAAACAAAGGAATGTTaatagatgcataaatcttatcACAAAACAGAAGGACACACATTTTTACACCAAGAGTCTGTATGCAAATTTCTATCACAGACACAGAAGATGTTTAGGGAAATGTCTACAGCTTTGCCTCAGGAAAAAAGTTGCATTTCAATAAAAAGGTGACAAACACagtatttttttgtgaaaatagaGGTGTCGGATTGTATGGCAAGCCTGGACACTTATATTACTTAGATATGATCATATTCCAGCTTATTGTTTGTGCTATTTTGGATCTATAAAGgccatagacaaaaagctagGAAGCATTGCTATTTGTCTGCCAGTGAAACCGAAGTGTTACGGAGATAAGCTATCTTCATGTTTCCTGTGCTGAAATAGTTTCCTATGACTGCATCCACGGTGTGGTGACAAGAGATTTTAAGACGCCTTCAACTTACATCCGGATAGTAATCAACACTGGGCACCAGATGCTGGATCAGCGCTTCCAGGGATCCCGACAGCAAGTTGTTATCTTGGAAATACAGTTCGGAACAAACTTCTTCTTTGGACTGATACAAATTCCGGTTAATAGTACCGCTGTCAAACATGGCTACCAAACTTGGAGTTTGTGGCATCCTTTCCTGTAAAATACAGAATAAAAAGACATGAAGATATAGTCCTCTTATTCTTAATTATATCCTCTTTGGAACCCTGGAGCTGTGGTTACTTAGAATTTCTACAGAAGTAAAAACAGCTTGAGGCagcataaaaagtaaaaacaagcACACACTCACAAGTGCATTAGCATCTAACCCCTAGCGCTTCTTGCTCCCATTTCTAAAGGAGCAGATGCAGCCCCTCACCCCTTTTTATGATGTTGTGATCTAAAAGAAGCTCAGCTTGGATGGTGGACAATACCAGGGAGCAGACTGTGCAGACATCTGATCACAGGAGTGAAGTGACAGCCTGCAGTTAAGTACTTTCCATCCATCTGTACAGCATATCTTTCCACAATGAGTGCAGGGCAGGGGGAGACTATTAAGATATTAGCCGGATTCCTGGAACAAAATGCACTACTCACACACTTGCTTCTGGTGGCTGAGCTAAACAAAAGGTGTATTCAAGAATGAGAAGACTCAGCTAGTAAACACAGAGGTCCAAAGTCCAGAACACACAAAGAGCTTGAAACACTTTGTATCCTATTGATGGTGATTTTTTTTATCTCTAAAAAATAAGGGGAGGGCCCAGTCATTAACCTGAAGTTCTGTTCTTCATATGCTCAGCTGTGAGAAGGGGGTCACAGTTTAATGAAACGTGTTTCTCAGCTTAGCAAAGGGCAGACATACGATGATATAATAAGCCCAACTGGTTCTTTATAGCCAGAAGCAGATCCAGGCCAAGTATGtggctgaagaaagaagaaatTGGACATTCTTCCCAAGATTAGACAGCTGCTAAATGGGGGCAAGGCCGTCTAACTAGCAGAAAAGAAACAAATATGTACCCTCAATCTGTTTGTTCCCTGTGTGAGATTGCTTATCACAAGAATAATCCTCTTCCTAAACCAGGTTTAGACATTACATGTTTACCCTTTGATTTCCCAATCGCACCTTATCAGCATGAATGTATTCAAGAACATGAAACTTAAAAAACAATATCTAGTGACAAAAAAGAAGACTGGGTCCTCTATAGACAAGCTGCAGGGAACGTCACCTCCTTCCAGGCAGCTGAAGTTGCGTGACTACACAGGCATCGGAGCCCAGACAATGTCAAGAAATATTATGTATTTCATGAACAGACATAAAATGTTCAAGATACAAATGTCATCTCTGCTCAGAGCACTTTGGAATCAATGTAGTAAGTGAGGGGCCAGTAATCTGCAGCCTCTCAAGGAGTATGGAGGAAGACTGCATCTGCCTGCAAGGAGAATTTATATAAAGCTTATGCAACACAAGCTAAACTGCTTAGTTCACAGTAACAGAATTAGGAGCTGCTTGTTGGTACTCAGCTCTAATATAGGAACATAGGATATGCCTCCAGATTTGGTTGTAAAGGAGCTTTTCCTTGTAATGATCAATCTGCATTCTCCAGGTTAATATAAGCGGACACTCTACTTATCGGAAGTGCAGCATCCAGCTGACAAGTTCATTTATCCTTGTTCTGTGGAAACACTAGCAAATGGTAATTATAACGCTGACCCGGCCTGTTCCACATGACATTAAGGAGTCATAAGGTAGGCTGAGTGCACGCTGAGAGTATAAGGTGATGTTATAGCACGGCTATATCTTGTTTGCAGTGACCTTTGCACTGAAGTTCCCTCTGATGAGTCTAAAGAATGATGAACATCATAAGGGACGTGCTGAAGGCATATTAAATAAAGGGACAGTCTGGGGACTTCCCTCCTGATCCACAGCATAAAGGCAAATTGTGGTAGGAgtatatttttcatgcttgatgatcACTAGTGTTGTTATGGTACCGTACAGGGACTTGTCCATGGGTACTCATGTGACTATGTATTTATTTGTAGCATCTAACTGATGCATCAGTTTTTAATAGATTTGATTaataaaagttagtttttaatcTTGTACCACCTACAatcgaccctgtaacttctgacttagggtcgtgtggccgccatcttggatttttgtgtgacagCACAGAGCTGAGTTTCTCTGTCTTGggtccctgcactctagccccgcccctgcAGTCAGGCACTGAGCTCCCACACAcgcactcacttcctgccagcaaacaccaCATTGTGTGGAGAGAGaatctgcaagctacaggcagatacgtGATACGGGGGAAGAGGgcagcaggcacatatctgtgagaacagatatgtagcagagctgacagtgtgtgataggcatctcatggatctcatctaataactgatctgtctcatttctctctaTCTGTCAGATCCAAATACaatggtggctgagtggttagcactacagccctggagcactggggtcctgggttcttgtcccactcaggtcaacatctgcaaagagtttgtatgttctcttcttgtttgtgtgggtttcctccagtttcctcccacactccaaaacatactggtaggttgtctagattgtgagccccatggggacagggatcaatttgtcatgctttgtgcagcgctgcgtaatctgtgtacgctatataaataaaaaattattattaataatgttaagaagctaaataaaaggctatataaacctgtatcctgttaacgtaaccacattgtcaccccacagacctagatggatcataatgagtctccttagagagtccccacccacactctgggattttgcactgaccagcttAGGAAGCGATGGGAGCTaatacaacaataaaactgagtaaaattgtaaggcgTTAAAATGATCTGTACTGTgaaaacatcactaagggattgagatttgagaattttctttcatgggaaaac
The DNA window shown above is from Engystomops pustulosus chromosome 1, aEngPut4.maternal, whole genome shotgun sequence and carries:
- the RASGEF1B gene encoding ras-GEF domain-containing family member 1B isoform X2, with amino-acid sequence MPQTPSLVAMFDSGTINRNLYQSKEEVCSELYFQDNNLLSGSLEALIQHLVPSVDYYPDRTYIFTFLLSSRLFIQPFELMAKVCHVCVEQQRLNDPGTDKSHIRKIAPKILQLLTEWTETFPCDFRDERMMRNLKDTAHHVTHGDEMYRKNVQQIIQNLIRKLAALSQYEELIAKINAQSADRMAILKSKPQSIQRDIISVCSDPYTLAQQLTHIELERLSYIGPEEFVQAFVQKNPLDNNENCFGDKKKTRNLEAYVEWFNRLSYLVATEICMPVKKKHRARIIEFFIDVARECFNIGNFNSLMAIISGMNMSPVSRLKKTWAKVKTAKFDILEHQMDPSSNFYNYRTALRGAAQRSLTAHSSREKIVIPFCSLLIKDIYFLNEGCTSRLPNGHINFEKFWELAKQVSEFMAWKQVECPFEKDRKILHYVQTAPIFSEDGLYLASYENESPENHIEKDRWKSLRSALLGRV
- the RASGEF1B gene encoding ras-GEF domain-containing family member 1B isoform X1 produces the protein MAKFFAELLGCTLRDKGGSPTFEIKSQSRINLNQSTKRKTAIFSTLSSEKSICEPKLERMPQTPSLVAMFDSGTINRNLYQSKEEVCSELYFQDNNLLSGSLEALIQHLVPSVDYYPDRTYIFTFLLSSRLFIQPFELMAKVCHVCVEQQRLNDPGTDKSHIRKIAPKILQLLTEWTETFPCDFRDERMMRNLKDTAHHVTHGDEMYRKNVQQIIQNLIRKLAALSQYEELIAKINAQSADRMAILKSKPQSIQRDIISVCSDPYTLAQQLTHIELERLSYIGPEEFVQAFVQKNPLDNNENCFGDKKKTRNLEAYVEWFNRLSYLVATEICMPVKKKHRARIIEFFIDVARECFNIGNFNSLMAIISGMNMSPVSRLKKTWAKVKTAKFDILEHQMDPSSNFYNYRTALRGAAQRSLTAHSSREKIVIPFCSLLIKDIYFLNEGCTSRLPNGHINFEKFWELAKQVSEFMAWKQVECPFEKDRKILHYVQTAPIFSEDGLYLASYENESPENHIEKDRWKSLRSALLGRV